The following are encoded in a window of Rubellicoccus peritrichatus genomic DNA:
- a CDS encoding GH1 family beta-glucosidase, with product MSNNYSKSFPEDFTWGAAAAAYQIEGAWDEDGKGKSVWDAYCNEKGKIWDGDSGRVACDHYHRYSEDIEIMQAIGLQAYRLSVSWPRIMPEGKGAINTKGLEFYDRLIDELLEAGITPWVTLFHWDYPLTLDLQGGWLAEDSPKWFANYTEVVVDSLSDRVAHWITLNEPQCFVGLGHFVGCHAPGHRMGLAKALQIGHNALLAHGMATSIIRTQSKLQASVGWAPVGNSYVPATSNEQDRAAAIRGMEKVFPDSLWNNTWWGDPVVFGRYPEEGIEIYGDAMPKIGPDDFDIIQQPIDFYGCNVYTGIPCKAGDDGEPSEVKLPSGSPRTLFQWRMLPESIYWVSTFLHERYQLPLVITENGLSCHDWVCLDGKVHDSQRIDFMNRYLTQLHRAIEEGADIRGYFQWSIMDNFEWAEGYKHRFGLIHIDYETQARTMKDSAYWYKEIIQGNGTCIFNDSSSAEAVPLTAEAVLK from the coding sequence ATGAGTAATAACTACAGTAAGTCGTTTCCCGAAGATTTCACTTGGGGTGCTGCGGCAGCGGCCTATCAAATCGAAGGTGCCTGGGATGAAGATGGCAAAGGCAAGTCTGTTTGGGACGCCTATTGCAATGAAAAAGGAAAGATATGGGACGGAGATAGCGGGCGCGTAGCCTGTGATCACTACCACCGCTACTCTGAGGATATAGAGATCATGCAAGCGATAGGTCTTCAGGCCTATCGACTTTCTGTATCTTGGCCGCGAATTATGCCCGAGGGCAAGGGCGCTATAAATACGAAGGGCCTCGAATTCTATGACAGGCTTATTGACGAACTCCTAGAGGCAGGTATTACCCCCTGGGTAACACTGTTTCACTGGGACTACCCTCTGACTCTCGACCTTCAAGGTGGCTGGCTCGCCGAAGACAGCCCAAAGTGGTTCGCCAACTACACTGAAGTAGTGGTGGACAGTCTGTCCGACCGAGTCGCACACTGGATTACCCTAAATGAACCACAGTGCTTTGTGGGGCTTGGGCATTTCGTTGGCTGCCATGCACCGGGCCATCGCATGGGATTGGCCAAGGCCTTGCAAATCGGCCACAATGCCCTTCTCGCGCATGGCATGGCGACGTCTATCATTCGTACCCAATCCAAGCTGCAAGCCTCCGTGGGTTGGGCTCCCGTAGGCAATAGCTACGTCCCAGCCACCTCAAATGAGCAAGACCGAGCGGCAGCAATTCGTGGCATGGAGAAAGTTTTCCCTGACTCCTTATGGAATAACACCTGGTGGGGTGATCCAGTCGTCTTCGGACGCTACCCCGAGGAAGGTATTGAAATCTACGGTGACGCTATGCCTAAGATAGGCCCTGACGATTTTGACATTATCCAACAGCCAATAGACTTTTACGGTTGCAACGTCTACACAGGCATCCCCTGCAAAGCAGGAGATGATGGAGAGCCTAGCGAAGTAAAGCTGCCATCGGGTAGCCCACGCACACTCTTTCAATGGCGGATGCTACCGGAGTCGATCTACTGGGTATCCACCTTCCTCCATGAACGCTATCAGCTACCCCTCGTGATTACAGAGAACGGCCTCTCCTGCCATGACTGGGTTTGCCTGGATGGCAAAGTGCACGACTCTCAGCGCATTGACTTCATGAATCGCTATTTGACACAACTTCACCGGGCAATCGAAGAGGGCGCAGACATCCGCGGTTACTTTCAATGGTCAATCATGGATAACTTCGAGTGGGCAGAAGGCTACAAGCACCGCTTCGGTCTCATACACATCGATTACGAAACTCAAGCCCGTACCATGAAAGATTCTGCGTATTGGTACAAAGAAATTATTCAAGGTAATGGCACCTGCATCTTCAATGATAGCTCAAGCGCAGAAGCAGTGCCATTGACAGCGGAGGCCGTTCTGAAGTAA